The proteins below are encoded in one region of Fusobacterium simiae:
- a CDS encoding radical SAM/SPASM domain-containing protein — protein sequence MKNKNEIKIKYLVLWLADSCNLNCKYCYARPNFTNKSMNFEIAKKAIDSYADKNFTLILAGGEPLLNFPLIEKIYDYIRNIEKYKVKIGLQTNATLIDEVIAKKLSNMDINIGVSFDGDIEINEILRGGTKETLSGIKLLALYKKNINLNTVISNKNIGKLENLIDIAYYLGNINAVGLDLLRISGKCLEKNTDLKVVNNEDIYVNLKKAYERVKLLTKLTGKKIVIREIEEIKIRQCTSCYSENYCYSSLGEAMVVTTNGDTYPCSSFVGNKDYYMGNIDGDINIIKLNSGKYEKCSSCEYEKICKGCCPSRMILNEKYDVEDKDCVLRKAVFRILKEGRI from the coding sequence ATGAAGAATAAGAATGAGATAAAAATAAAATATCTTGTTCTTTGGCTTGCAGATAGTTGTAATCTAAATTGTAAATATTGTTATGCTCGTCCTAATTTTACAAATAAATCTATGAATTTTGAAATTGCAAAAAAGGCAATAGATTCATATGCAGATAAAAACTTTACTTTAATTTTGGCTGGAGGAGAACCACTTTTAAATTTTCCTCTTATAGAAAAAATATATGACTATATTAGAAATATTGAGAAATATAAAGTAAAAATTGGTTTACAAACTAATGCTACACTTATAGATGAGGTGATAGCTAAAAAATTATCAAATATGGATATAAATATAGGTGTCAGTTTTGATGGAGATATAGAAATAAATGAAATTTTAAGAGGAGGAACTAAAGAAACATTGAGTGGTATTAAGTTACTTGCTCTGTATAAGAAAAATATAAATTTGAATACTGTTATTTCCAATAAAAATATAGGAAAATTAGAAAATTTGATTGATATAGCATACTATTTAGGAAATATAAATGCTGTTGGGTTAGATCTATTAAGAATATCAGGGAAGTGTTTAGAAAAAAACACTGATTTAAAAGTAGTAAATAATGAAGACATCTATGTTAATTTGAAAAAAGCATATGAAAGAGTAAAACTTTTAACAAAATTGACAGGTAAAAAAATTGTTATAAGAGAGATAGAAGAAATAAAAATCAGACAATGTACTTCTTGCTATTCAGAAAATTATTGCTATTCTTCATTAGGTGAGGCTATGGTCGTAACAACAAATGGTGATACTTATCCTTGTAGTTCTTTTGTTGGAAATAAAGATTATTATATGGGAAATATAGATGGAGATATAAATATAATAAAATTAAATTCAGGTAAATATGAAAAATGTAGTTCTTGTGAATATGAAAAAATATGTAAAGGTTGTTGTCCATCAAGAATGATTCTTAATGAAAAATATGATGTTGAAGACAAAGACTGTGTTTTAAGAAAAGCAGTTTTTAGGATTTTAAAAGAAGGTAGAATATAG
- a CDS encoding ATP-binding protein, whose protein sequence is MAKNFLYPFTAIVGQEKMKEALILNIINPSLGGVLIRGEKGTAKSTLVRALANLLAEREENSCEFHCEPDKIDDYCPQCSEKYLKGEKIEKHKSTMKVINLPISATEDRVVGTLDIEYAIKTGEKKFEKGILAQSNRNILYVDEINLLDDHIVDVLLDSAAMGVNTIEREGISYSHPAKFVLVGTMNPEEGDLRPQLLDRFGLVVDVIGERETGKRVEVIKRRLDFEAEPEKFIKKYLAKEEELKNRIENSKKILKNIKCNDEMYELAAKISIILNVDGHRADIAVVKTAITIAAFENREEVIKEDMLRAAVLALPHRMRKTPFEDGILDKEQIEKLVDSLTM, encoded by the coding sequence ATGGCTAAAAATTTTTTATATCCATTTACTGCCATAGTAGGACAGGAAAAAATGAAAGAGGCACTTATTTTAAATATAATAAATCCTAGTTTAGGAGGAGTTCTTATAAGAGGAGAAAAAGGGACAGCTAAATCAACCTTAGTGAGAGCTTTAGCAAATTTATTGGCAGAAAGAGAAGAAAATTCCTGTGAATTTCACTGTGAACCTGATAAAATAGATGATTATTGTCCTCAATGTAGTGAAAAATATTTAAAAGGGGAAAAAATAGAAAAGCATAAATCAACTATGAAAGTGATAAATCTTCCTATAAGTGCGACTGAAGATAGAGTTGTAGGAACTCTTGATATTGAATATGCGATAAAGACTGGAGAAAAGAAGTTTGAAAAAGGGATACTTGCTCAGAGTAATAGAAATATTTTATATGTGGATGAGATAAATCTTTTAGATGATCATATAGTTGATGTACTTTTGGATTCAGCAGCAATGGGAGTAAATACAATAGAAAGAGAAGGGATTTCATATTCTCATCCAGCTAAGTTTGTTTTAGTTGGAACTATGAATCCAGAAGAAGGAGATTTAAGACCTCAATTACTTGACAGATTTGGACTTGTTGTAGATGTTATAGGAGAAAGAGAGACAGGTAAGAGAGTTGAAGTTATAAAAAGAAGATTAGATTTTGAAGCAGAACCAGAAAAATTTATAAAAAAATACTTAGCCAAAGAAGAAGAATTAAAAAATAGAATTGAAAATAGTAAAAAGATATTGAAGAATATAAAATGTAATGATGAGATGTATGAACTAGCTGCAAAAATTTCTATTATCTTAAATGTAGATGGACATAGAGCAGATATTGCAGTTGTAAAGACAGCAATTACTATTGCTGCTTTTGAAAATAGAGAAGAAGTTATAAAAGAAGATATGTTAAGAGCTGCTGTTTTAGCTTTACCACATAGAATGAGGAAAACACCTTTTGAAGATGGAATTTTAGATAAAGAGCAAATAGAAAAATTGGTAGATAGTTTGACTATGTAA